In Phragmites australis chromosome 18, lpPhrAust1.1, whole genome shotgun sequence, the genomic window GCCCCCGCTGTGACGTATTCCTCTAGTACGCCACCACTGTAGGGTTACGGGGATCCTGCGAATACGCCTTCCCtttcctctccttccccctCTTCCCTCGTCTCCCTTCGTTCGCGTCCgagatggcggcggaggcggacgaCCCGTCGGCGGCGGCCACGCTGGAGAAGTTCAGCCTCTACGAGACCCGCGCCGTGAGTACTACGactcatcccccccccccccccccacatccCGATTTGGGAGCTTGGTGGGATCGCTCGCTGAACGAATGAATCCACCCGAGCTATTGGGCAGAGGTTCTACGTGATCGGGAGCTCGCGGGAGAAGCGGTGGTTCCGAGTGCTCAAGATCGACCGCTCCGAGCCGTCGGAGCTCAACGTCAGCGAGGACCTCGTCTGGTACTCACTCCAGGAGGTCAAGAGCCTCCTCCAGCGCATCGACGAGGGAAACCGGTCCACCGGTGGGCTCACCTTCGTCACCAAGGCGTACGGAATCGCAGGTCCCTATTTTCAGTGATCAATTGCCCACCGCATTCATTCACTGACTCATCTCTATCGCCCTGGATTGGAATGCTAACCCTGGTTCCACAGCAGCTTCTTTTGTAAATTAACTTAGAAATGGTTCATCTGAGGTATTCTGCTGGGATTGCTgatgttttctttttcagcgGATAAATTGTTAGTGATTAGCAGGGTTTGTTTCGATTGTTGTAGAAGACGATTAATGAAttcaaaatataaataactCTGTTGCTCTGTGTAAGGAATGCCCCTAGAATCTCTTGGCGAAAATTCGGTTGTTGCTTACTGATATGAGTTTTCCAATCAGCCGATGTGAGTAGTTCTGAACAGAATAATGTAGAACTGTAGAATATAATGAAAATAAGGAGAGGTATTTACAAACCTTATGTTTATTCCCCAAGTTGGCAActaacttcttcttcttcaagaaAAAGGCTCATATCCTTTTGTGGTTGCTTCTCAAGATTcctgtttttattttctttttgctatGTAGGTTGCATCAAGTTCCTGGAGTCGTATTACCTGATTTTAGTTACCAAGCGCCGCCAAATCGGTTGCATTTGTGGGCATGCTATATATTGTATAGACGAGAGCCAGATGATTACCATCCCACACACATCGGTGCAGACAGATGTTGCAACCTCTAAGAATGAGCTGAGGTATAAGAATGAGCCTTTTCTGCACTGTttcatatttttgaatttgtacATGCTAGTATACGTTTACTGAATTGAAAAAACATTATTGCCTCCGTAATAGGTACAAGAAGCTTCTGGCTAGTGTTGATCTCACCAAGGATTTCTTCTATTGCTACACATATCCCATCATGCAGAGCTTGCAGCAGAATGTCACGTCTGCAGGGATGAAGGAAATGGCTTATGAAAATTTGTTTGTCTGGAATACTTTCCTGACAGAGCCAATTCGTTTAAGGTGCCACAACACTCTCTGGACAGTACCTCTTGTCCATGGTCACTTCAAGCAGGTTCTGAATAATAAACTGTCTACTACATATACTTTTTCTTTTGCTACTGTTACCTTTTCTATTGTATGACGCTTTGGAATTAGGACTTATTGCTTGGTTGATGAGTTCCAATTGAATTATCTTAGACCTAGCGTATTGTGTAACTAAAATAACATGCTTCACATTTATTTTCCAGGTCAAACTTTCAATTTTTGGCAGAGAGATAAATGTTGTCCTCGTCTCTAGAAGATCCCGACACTTTGCTGGGACACGGTACGTTTTACTTTTATGTACTTTACAATTATGCCATATTTCTGGATGTCCTTTTGCCTTTGTGTAAGCTGAGTTCGTTATTGAGGCTTATGTCCTCTTCCATTGAGCATTCTTTTTTTGTTGCTGTTGAGTTATCAAATGCATATCTTGTTTAAAAAACTTATCACATGCATATATAGGCtatttttttgggtgaatcagTGCTCATACATAACTTTTCAGTCAACAATCATTTTCTATTGTATTTTATTCACTTTACCACTTGACACTTCTTCTCTATGCTCTGCAAGTTATACATTATCTTGTTCAATTGAAAATTTACAAATTTCCACATGGTGTCGGTAGGTATTTGAAAAGAGGTGTGAATGACCATGGGAAAGTTGCTAATGATGTCGAAACAGAGCAGATAGTATTTGAAGAAGAAGCTGGTTCATGTAAGGGAAGAATGAGTGCTGTAGTACAGATGCGAGGATCAATCCCTCTCTTTTGGTCGCAAGAGGCTTCACGACTTAGTCCTAAGCCTGATATTTTTGGTTAGTAAATTTTGTAAATAATTGCTTATAATCTCAGACCAACAAACAGTTTGATTGCAAGATATTCATATATCAAAATAAGATTATATTTTCTTATGGTCGAGTATGAGACTTGCACATCTGAGAATGTTCTTGAGTTTTGGCTATTAGATGCTTGTCCAACTCCTCAACTTCTAATCTGACCATGCTTCTAGAATCTTGAAATGCATAAATTTCTCAGTGCTTTCTCACCTTCTGATTTCACTGCAGTGCAGAGATACGATCCTACATATGAAGCAACCAAATTACATTTTGATGATCTCGCTCAGCGATATGGACATCCTATCATAATACTCAATTTAATAAAGGTACATACCTGCAACTTGATTTTGCAATCCCAAATTATCTTCATATGTTGATGTAGTTATGATTCTCCCGAATCATTAACTTTAATGACTCCTTTGTGTCCGACAGAAGAAAGATTATCATTATCCTGATCCATTTTCCAAAGTAATTTACTTTCTTTCCCTTAGGTATTTGAGGCTCGAATTCGAACTCATGTATTGCACATAAGAATTGGTTGCTGCAGTTACACCCTTGATATCTGTTTGGAAATGCAATATTCTTTTTGTGTGTATCTTTCTGGATTCTTCATGTTTTGCCAATTCCCATTACAAGTCATACTGTATAAAAGTACTGTGCCATGTGGAGTCAAAACTGAACCAAACATTTTATATCTTTTTCCTGATTAAGTTTGGCTTGGACATTTTGGTTCAATTTTCTGGTGTAAGTGTGTAAGTAGTTGCTATTTCACTTGTTTGTACTGACAGCCAACATGTTACCCTTCATCCTCAATATGTTACTCATCAAGTGTTTGTGTTCTCTATGCAGACTGTTGAAAAAAGGCCACGCGAAATGATGCTCAGGCGTGAATATTTTAATGCAGTTGGATATCTTAATCAAAATGTCCCAGAAGAGAGGAAATTGAGATTCATCCACTGGGATTTTCATAAATTTGCTAAAAGGTTTTCAAGTGATTCTTGCTAGCTTCAAATTTGTGCAAGCTAGTGTTTGCTCACTTGCTAATGTTTCCCATTCTGCTTTGTCAGCAAATCCGCAAATGTATTGGGTGTTTTAGGAAAAGTTGCAGGTGAAGCACTGGACCTTACTGGGTTTTACTACAGCGGAAAGCCAAAGGTCCAGAAAAAAAGGTCAACTCAACTTAGTCGAACTGGCACTGCAAGGTACATATGCAATTTGTTAGGAAGAACAGAATTTCACATAAAGTAAATGTGTATATCGCTTACAACATACAGAACTATTGCATCCTTCCATCGTGTAGACTTTTTCATCAGAGAATCGACAAATTGAATATAAGAAGCGAGCAGTTGCATATACATGTAATCATCTATTGCTACCACACTAGCAACTGGGGGTAGCACCGATATTGGTATCAGCTATGCACAGTGTAACTTATAAGCAGGGATGGAGCTAGAAATTTTCTATCAAGGGGGCCAAAGAGCAAGAGCTAAACAATAAGAGGTTCCCCCTAGCCCCCTGCTACCTCCGTCCCTGCTTATAAGTATTATCCATCTGAGGCCTGTATGCTAATGCAAGATGATCGCAGCTATGGAGAGTATAATTTAAGACTTATCTATCTAAGGCTTAAATACTAACGCAGGATGACCACTGTTGAAGACAGCTTACCACTACAGTTGATCAGATTGGTTTATGTCTAATAAAGTTACATGCCATTGAAGAATGATATTGGTGCTGAGTTGTCCAaatgatgtttttcttttttttgggaaTTTGAACGCACCATTCTTTTCCAAGGAGCAAATTTCACTGTAGGTACCTGTCCATTACTCAAAACTTTGATTCAGTGACACATAAGTTCTGGCTTTTTCAatttattttgttgttttccACTTTAATGAACTATCATTCTTCAAATCTCCTTTTAAGAAAATTTCTAACATGGCACGCCACCTCACATTATGTGGTGCATGCTATGTGGCACTAGTTCAATGATATCGCATACTAAGTGGATCCAGCTGTACCTGAAACTTTGGGGACCTAATTGTTTCATTTCATacaaaaattataagaatgtgtACTCTGTTGAAGTTTTGAataaagaatttggatatgctGCTGTCATGTCATATGATGGAGGAAGGAGCAGCACAGAACCTTCCTAGGGCTGGCACGTTACTGTTCACGCGAATAGTACCGTGCGTTACTGTTCGCGCCCGCACAGGGTTGGTTTGttccttagagataagattagatcaGTTTGAGTTGTTATCTATTTCCTTAGTTTTAGAGATAGGTTGCTTAAAGGTCAAGTTATCTCATCTATATAAGGATGGGAGTGTAATGGTTTTCATTAAGCAAGAAATATATCAAGGCTCCTAAGAGGTTCTCCTCTATCCCTGGCCTTGTGGGCATCGGCAATGGTCACGCCGCTTGGGTTCAGAGCCATCTAAAGTATGGCCATGACACCTGCAAAATCAACTCTTTTTTGAGAGAGCACAGTAGCACATTTCCTAACTGTAAACTGACCAtgttttccccctttttgcaCAGGGATGGCTCCCTTGATATAAGAGCTAGTTCTGGAGATCTTTCAAGGCTCTCGAGTAATGCTGATGCACTTAGTTCTACAGCCTTTCAGGATATGAGAAATGAGGCTAACAAGCAAGGGCCTCTTGGTGATACTCCTTGTTATCAAACTGGTGTTCTTCGTACAAATTGCATAGACTGCCTGGATCGCACAAATGTTGCACAGTATGCTTATGGCCTTGCTTCTTTGGGGAGGCAACTTCATGCAATGGGACTGACAAATGTCACAAAAATCCACCCTGATAGCAGCATTGCGTCAGCTTTAATGGAAATGTATCAGAGCATGGGTGATGCACTTGCTCATCAGTATGGAGGATCTGCGGCACATAACATGGTCAGTATATTTTCTTTATCATGTATTTGCGTTGAATGAAAAATAAGTGTTAGTCATGTGTAATGATCATAGGGCCCTCGCGGGATTTGTGTGTATGAGGTAGGAGGGGTTGCATGTATGATGTACTGTTGCctctttggctcttcccctagTTTCAAACATTCAATACTCTCCAATGAACGCAAATTGCATCCATTTGTTCCCTTTCAGGTTTTCCCTGAGAGGCAAGGGAAGTGGAGGGCTACTACTCAGTCTCGGGAGTTCCTGAAATCAATTAAACGGTATTACAGTAATGCCTACACTGATGGTGAGAAACAAGATGCTATAAATCTGTAAGTCTGTCATGTGGCTTTACCATCTTGAATATATTAACCAGACAAGATAGTGGATGAGCTCTTGAGCTGTTTACTGCCAGTGAGTGCAATTTGATTACCTCCTCTGATTCATAGTTTGGTGATATTATCAGATTTCTGGGATATTTTCAACCTCAAGAAGGAAAACCAGCTCTTTGGGAGCTGGATACTGATTACTATCTTCATGTAACAACATCTTGGGATGATAGCTACCATTTGAGGCAAGTTTTAGCAATTCTACAGTTCAATTATTATGACTTAACGATTTTAGTCCTTTAATACATTAAGATGTAGCACTTGATGTAAATTTCTCCTCCATAAATTGGTGTTATTCCTGTAAACTGACAGTTCCGCTCCTGGAAATAATGTGTTTGTGGGATCTGGAGTTGCATTGCACCCTGGAACCATATTGAGCCCAGTTCCAGCATGTAAAGAGGATTTCTCAAGGATGAAACTTACTTCATTTGACAAACTTATAGAAAGGACATGCAGTTCGATAAGGAATGTAAGACTTCACTATGATGCTGATCTAAGGCCAAGTGGAGGTGTCGGAACTTCTGGAATGGCACCAGATGCAGCGTATGTTTTTATGTCACTCATGGTTCATGATTGGATTTGTTTTCTTGATGTCACCCTTATAATTTGTGTTTCTGGCTTTAGTGAGATACAGCTTAAAAGCCCAAACTGGTTGTTCGGTCAAAGAAAACACACTGAGACAACTCCAACAACTAGAGTTACTCTGGTAGAAAATACGAGCGATGGTAACAAAGATGACTCTAATGTCTCTCGATGTGGGGAACTGAATTGGCTATCCTCAGCTGATTCATGCGAGGAGGACATTTTCAGAAGGTGATTTAATAAATTGTTATAGCTCTTTACAAATGTATCTTTTGTCAGTTCTTTTGACACCCATCATGTTCACAACCTATCCGTGGACAAATTTGAACTTTTACTAACTATTAATTATGCAGGTATCTTGCCTTCACCACAGCAGATGTAGAGAATGGCTGGTATGGTGGAACACTGATATACGACCAAGATGAAAACAGCGGGGCGTACAAACATTATTCTGAACTTTGCCAGGTGAGCATTTCAATGGATGCACATTGTTCTTGGCAATGCTAAAATCTCATCATCTTGCTTCCGAATGTGTAACTTCACATATTTATGTTTGTGGCATTGTAGGGACCTGTCATGGATCCTTTCGAGCATGACCCCGAGAAAGAACGGCATTACGCGGAGGCCCTCAGCGTGGATATTGACATTGCAAACGATGCACGGGTAGAGGCAGAAATGCAAGCCGCACTGGATGAGTATCAGATCATAGGGTCGGACCTCAGCATCATCCCTTCATGCGGAGCACTCGCCGAGGATCCAAGCCAGCTCACGAGGTGGATCATCGGAGATGAGAAGCTGCGTGTGGGTACTGCACAGTagccccttttttttttgtgtggagGGCCGTACAGTACAGGTCGCTTAGTCGACTTGTGATTCATTCACCGACTCATGGTTTGTGTATATAGTACAAGTGTTCTATAAAAGAATTACGCGCTGTATGTAGCCATTTTTCTGGGAGCACAcatccaaataatcattattGGAGGTAAGCTCAGCCTCTGTTTGTGGGAGACCGCGGCCTCCTCTgtcttgccttgcggctctccCGTTGCTAGATTTGCATTCACAGCTTGTCACCATGCTAATCCGGTTCCGTTGGGTCACATCCTTACCTCTTGTGCCGTTGATACTAGCCCACTAGCTGTCCTTTGCCTCATGTGGTCTCACCGCACTGCCTTATTCGTTGGGCCAATCTGCTTCCCTAGCATCCTTCTGGGCTTCGGAAGAACACTGGCGACCCCAAaaatcccctcccctccccgatACCTAAACCTTGCTAGCCGTGGCGGTCATCGTCGCCTAATTGTCACTCCATCTAAAATTTAGGAAGCATGATTTAGAAATGGCACTGGAAATCGACCAAGGCATGTGAAGCATGATTcatagtatggatgaggatcaCAGAACAGGTCGCCTCAACAAACACTGTCTATAGGATAGgacaaaatccaaaaatagtcAATATACGTGATCGTATTTATtataatagataatatgttaccgtatttataaatttagtatgtGTATTCGGTACCTTGTTCACCGAAAACGTGTTTTCGACACCTGAAGTGCCGAAtaccgtattcgacacctcatatGCTGAAAATAGCTGTATTCCGCAcctgagatgccgaatacagTGCACaataccatattcggcacctcagttgcagAATATAGCCTGCCCTGTGCCACCCTCACGTGCCCGAAGAAGCTAGCAAGCAGTTGTACTTGCGtgtttaagttttttatttaactctcgattttgtttggagtataaaaatagtctaaaaattctaaacgttttcatgAGAAAACTatagctcactagcaacccgttTTTACTTGGTTTGATTAAAAAAGCCTGAGCcagtatttaattaaaattctccaaataagcctacttttataaattctagcaatttttaatgcctcaaataaattctcaaaaatcaagaaaaattcattaatattcttctcatgtgatgtactagtttataaaaatatttccaaccctaggttattttgtgaaaaagttagtttctttgtaatgcttcatttgtatgtattttttatcatttcatatgatattctctttttaattcaatttgaataaaaaattcaaacatgcataaaACATTGGTTCTCAGATAAATATTAAGcgtttgtaatgctccatttatatatatttttatcatttcatgtggtattctctttttaattcaatttgaataaaaaaaatcaaacatgcacaaaatatTGGTTCTCAGATAAGTATTAAacttttgtaatgcttcatttatatacatttttaccattttatgtgatattttctttttaattcaatttgaataaaaataaattcaaacatacaCAAAACCTTAGTTATCAGATTAATTCAAACATTCTCCATTTAATCTGTTGCCAGCACCAAGCTAAAAACGTCGAGCAACCACTcagattaatattaagcctCTTCTTGCTATTCTCTAtacttcattttcttcatcgATTCTCTCTTCCTGCTTTGAGAGATGACATCCCTATCGGCGTGCTCCTTATCTGGTTGTTTAAATTTAAGATATATCATTTGTcatatttaattgataaatattaaaacttgTCGTATCACTACCTGCTTGGAAAAGAtaaatgcaaatatatatatattcgcgATTCCTGAGTTCTATACTTCTTAATTGTGTGGCTTTATCATCTTAATAGTAGTTGTCAACCTGTcatacatcacatgagaagagtATTAGtgaatttatgattttttgggtTGTATACATCAATAtgaatgtttgaattttttattcaaattgaattaaaaagagattatcacatgaaatgataaaaatacatataaattgagcattacaaaggaacttacttttccatcaaataacatagggttggaaacatttttataaattcgtacatcacatgagaagaatattagtgaatttttatatatttttgggaatttatttgaggcattaaaaattactataatttataaaagtaggcttatTAGGATAATTTTGGCTtaattttttggatcaaaccaattaaaatgagttgctagtgagctctaattttctcattaaaaatgtttaaaaattttagactatttttgtacttcgaaataaaattaagagttaaataaaaaacttaaatatacgcGTACAACTGCTTGCCAGCTTCTTCGGACATGCGAGCACGAAACATGAACATGcgggctgtattcggcaactgaggtgcagAATACGATACTGTGCACCGTATTCAAcatctcaggtgccgaatatagccgTTTTCGATATATGAGGTGCAGAAAACATGTTTTCGATGAATAAGAAGCTAAATACAtatgttaaatttataaatacaataatatgttatctattttaatgAATTCGATCATGTATATTGGCTATTTTTAGACTTTTGCCCAATAAGATATAATCGAAGTATAAATACGCTGTTCTCGTCTCCACGAATAATTTAGGTAACTAGTACCAATTGCATAGCTTTTTTGACGCATCCAAGATACTCTAACAAAGAACAACAACTACTTACATACACATCACAACAAATAGTACTACATACATTGCATTACAAAATAGAGCAATTGATGTTATATAAACAAGGAATCCAAATCAAAAGCCAACTCTTGTTCAAGTAAAGAAGGCAGCTGCTCGGGGAACTGGCTCCTCTACCTTTGCTAGTCAACAGTACCGGGGACGGTAAAATCAGCACATTAGTCTTATAAACAGTACGAGCGTTACAGTATTTTACTGCAAATTACTGTTCACACTCTCGTAAATTACAATTACACTAATGTTCGCCTCTGACTTTACCCAGAGGAGAGAACCAATACTAGCTGAGAGAGAGTAGCAGCTTCAGTACAGTGTCTAGTTGAGTTGGCTGAGGCCATGGCCATGTCTGTCTCCTCCCGCGCCCTTCTTCGCCGGATCGGCGgcgccctcctccgccgctcCTTCTCGGCGGGGGCCGAGTCCGGGTCCGCCGCGGGGTACCACGTGGCGGGCGGGCCCAGCTACATGCGCGGCGCGGTCTTCTGGGAGCCGGGCCGCCCGCTCACGCTCGAGGAGTTCCGCATGCCGCGACCCAAGGCCGGCGAGCTCCTCATCAAGACCAAAGGTTCCGCCTTTTTCTTCCCCTTCTTTATCCATGTCGCTATGTTTCAATTTTCAATCAACATGAATTCGGTTGCTTGTCCGATTGTCTCTCTAATTTAGAATCCTCAAGTGGATGTTGGTGTTTAATCATGTTGTATAATCCATGAATTAGAGCTGACTGGGGTCTCAAGTCAAGTGATTTGACTGCACAGTCTCTGCTCTGATGCTCGACTTGAGATCCTGCATTATGTGAGGGCGATGGGGTTGTTACAGATTGGAGTATTGGGGTTTGTTTTCATGAACTAATCTGACTCCTAAGATTTTCATCTGATGTGGGGTCAACAAACTTATGCAGCTTGCGGTGTTTGCCACTCCGATCTCCATGTCCTCAAAGGTGAACTCCCTTTCCCAAGCCCTTGTGTTGTGGGCCATGAGATCACCGGGGAGGTTGTCGACCACGGTGCACACACGCCGGTGGAGATCATCAATAGGTATTTATATCGATGCAACCGAGCTGATATGCTCGAGAAAGAACTGCTGCCTATCCTGGCAGATGTATATCAACATGGTGTCATTGCAATCATATAACAAGTGGCTGTTGATTCAGTTTTGTCGATTTTCTGATACAGTGTGTTGTTTTCGAATTGATTGTTTCTTTCCTGAAATTATTCCAGGTTCCCAGTTGGAAGTCATGTCGTTGGTGCGTTCATAATGCCCTGTGGGAACTGCTTTTACTGTGTCAAGGTACAGCTTCTTTGGATCATGACATCCCTTTTTCGCTAGCGCATCGatgttttcttgattttatgcATGTGCTTTAATTTGATACAGGGCCAAGAAGATctgtgtgagtctttctttGCATATAATCGTGCTAAAGGAACTCTATATGATGGTGAAACTCGACTGTTTCTACGCGGCAATGGTAATCTGGGAATATTTCTTTGATCATTCATCAGTAATGCTGCAGTATAATTGTGTTTTGCTCAAAGTATCAAGAAATGTTCCATCTACAGGGAAACCGGTGTACATGTACAGTATGGGCGGCCTTGCAGAGTACTGTGTTGTGCCAGCCAATGCACTAGCAGTTCTTCCTAATACATTGCCATACACAGAGTCTGCAATCCTTGGATGTGCAGTGTTTACCGCGTATGGTGCCCTGAGGCATGCTGCTGAAATGCGTGCTGGTGATTCAGTAGCTGTGATTGGAGTTGGAGGGGTTGGATCAAGGTTAGCTGATGCCTGATATGAGGATGTTTCCCATCCATgtttctctatttaattttgacTAGAAAAACAGAAGCATGACTATCTTCTCTCTTACTGGTGGCTTAAAAGTAGATATTTTGTTCACATATCCTCATATGTCAAACATTTGCAGCTGTTTACAGATAGCGAAAGCCTTTGGAGCTTCTGAAGTCATTGCAGTCGATGTTCTTGATGAGAAACTCCAGAATGCTAGAACACTTGGAGCAACCCACACTGTAAACGCGGCAAAAGAGGATGCTGTTGAAAGGATAAAGGTATGCATCAATTGTCAAGTTCTGTGATTTATCAATGTAACCACTGAAGTTCACAAACTACTCCTATCCGCTTTGCTATAAATGTTGAGGTTGCCTATCTTGCTATTTCAGTTTCTTTTGTGTTTGTGGACTGCATGTTAATGTGCATATTGAACAAGTCATCCGGTGTCCCTATTCAAATGTGAATGTCTTACTTTTCGCAGGAAATTACTGATGGAAGGGGTGTGGACGTGGCTGTAGAGGCACTTGGTAAGGCACTGACGTTTGCCCAGTGCACGAAGAGTGTACGAGATGGAGGCAAAGCTGTTATGATTGGGCTTGCTGCAACAAACGTAGTGGGGGAGGTTGATATAAACCGTCTCGTTCGACGACAGGTGCACAATTGAGCTCCACTGAAGTAATTTTGGCCTGTTTttctcaacatttttttttgaaaaaaatgtttttccaaTGAGCTGCAAAAAATAATGTTAGCCCAAACCTTGAGTTGTTGGCTGCTGTGTCACACAGTCAAACTTATCTTGTTGGTAAAAAAAATGCCTTTGGCAATTACTCATTTAGGCTAAATGCAGCCATCTTCTTGATCTTATGCTCGTAAACTGAATATCATAGTACCTGAAACTTAGGAATAAACTGCTACATGCTGTGCTGATATCGCATCTTAAGTTTATTATAATCTCACTAAAAGATTATACCATGATATAATATGCCAGCAGGTGCTAATATTTGTCTTGCTCCCCTTGCTTCCATTATAGTATATGCTTGGTTCCTTAATCTTTATATGTTTACTTGGAACTAGGTGAAAATCATTGGATCATACGGTGCGAGGGCCAGGCAAGATCTTCCTCAGATAGTGAAGCTTGCCGAGAGTGGCGCCTTCAATCTCCAGAATACCATATCGAGGAAATGCAAGATCGAAGAGGCGAACAGCGCCTACGAGGATCTCAATCAGGGCAAGATCGTTGGTCGAGCTGTGGTAGAGATCATGTAGCGCTAATGAAATGATCAATCTGGGTCGAACAATAAGCGTGTGCTCCGTTTCAACATAGCATGCCTGGTATTGTCTTACTCCTCAGTGACTCTTTCTGGATTGTCTGAAACTATTGACGCGAAGCAAtgtggagattttttttttttccgaatacgcaggagagccTTGCATGTATGCCGTCGTCATTCTGAAAATCTTGATTACAGTACTTGCATTTAGCCGCGAGAAAGTCAGCATGGACCACAATCAATTTCCTTATCAATCATCATCCAGAAACACAATAAAAAAGCCTCCATAAACCAATCGACA contains:
- the LOC133898860 gene encoding phosphatidylinositol-3-phosphatase SAC1-like isoform X1, giving the protein MAAEADDPSAAATLEKFSLYETRARFYVIGSSREKRWFRVLKIDRSEPSELNVSEDLVWYSLQEVKSLLQRIDEGNRSTGGLTFVTKAYGIAGCIKFLESYYLILVTKRRQIGCICGHAIYCIDESQMITIPHTSVQTDVATSKNELRYKKLLASVDLTKDFFYCYTYPIMQSLQQNVTSAGMKEMAYENLFVWNTFLTEPIRLRCHNTLWTVPLVHGHFKQVKLSIFGREINVVLVSRRSRHFAGTRYLKRGVNDHGKVANDVETEQIVFEEEAGSCKGRMSAVVQMRGSIPLFWSQEASRLSPKPDIFVQRYDPTYEATKLHFDDLAQRYGHPIIILNLIKTVEKRPREMMLRREYFNAVGYLNQNVPEERKLRFIHWDFHKFAKSKSANVLGVLGKVAGEALDLTGFYYSGKPKVQKKRSTQLSRTGTARDGSLDIRASSGDLSRLSSNADALSSTAFQDMRNEANKQGPLGDTPCYQTGVLRTNCIDCLDRTNVAQYAYGLASLGRQLHAMGLTNVTKIHPDSSIASALMEMYQSMGDALAHQYGGSAAHNMVFPERQGKWRATTQSREFLKSIKRYYSNAYTDGEKQDAINLFLGYFQPQEGKPALWELDTDYYLHVTTSWDDSYHLSSAPGNNVFVGSGVALHPGTILSPVPACKEDFSRMKLTSFDKLIERTCSSIRNVRLHYDADLRPSGGVGTSGMAPDAAYVFMSLMVHDWICFLDVTLIICVSGFSEIQLKSPNWLFGQRKHTETTPTTRVTLVENTSDGNKDDSNVSRCGELNWLSSADSCEEDIFRRYLAFTTADVENGWYGGTLIYDQDENSGAYKHYSELCQGPVMDPFEHDPEKERHYAEALSVDIDIANDARVEAEMQAALDEYQIIGSDLSIIPSCGALAEDPSQLTRWIIGDEKLRVGTAQ
- the LOC133898860 gene encoding phosphatidylinositol-3-phosphatase SAC1-like isoform X2 produces the protein MAAEADDPSAAATLEKFSLYETRARFYVIGSSREKRWFRVLKIDRSEPSELNVSEDLVWYSLQEVKSLLQRIDEGNRSTGGLTFVTKAYGIAGCIKFLESYYLILVTKRRQIGCICGHAIYCIDESQMITIPHTSVQTDVATSKNELRYKKLLASVDLTKDFFYCYTYPIMQSLQQNVTSAGMKEMAYENLFVWNTFLTEPIRLRCHNTLWTVPLVHGHFKQVKLSIFGREINVVLVSRRSRHFAGTRYLKRGVNDHGKVANDVETEQIVFEEEAGSCKGRMSAVVQMRGSIPLFWSQEASRLSPKPDIFVQRYDPTYEATKLHFDDLAQRYGHPIIILNLIKTVEKRPREMMLRREYFNAVGYLNQNVPEERKLRFIHWDFHKFAKSKSANVLGVLGKVAGEALDLTGFYYSGKPKVQKKRSTQLSRTGTARDGSLDIRASSGDLSRLSSNADALSSTAFQDMRNEANKQGPLGDTPCYQTGVLRTNCIDCLDRTNVAQYAYGLASLGRQLHAMGLTNVTKIHPDSSIASALMEMYQSMGDALAHQYGGSAAHNMVFPERQGKWRATTQSREFLKSIKRYYSNAYTDGEKQDAINLFLGYFQPQEGKPALWELDTDYYLHVTTSWDDSYHLSSAPGNNVFVGSGVALHPGTILSPVPACKEDFSRMKLTSFDKLIERTCSSIRNVRLHYDADLRPSGGVGTSGMAPDAAEIQLKSPNWLFGQRKHTETTPTTRVTLVENTSDGNKDDSNVSRCGELNWLSSADSCEEDIFRRYLAFTTADVENGWYGGTLIYDQDENSGAYKHYSELCQGPVMDPFEHDPEKERHYAEALSVDIDIANDARVEAEMQAALDEYQIIGSDLSIIPSCGALAEDPSQLTRWIIGDEKLRVGTAQ
- the LOC133899601 gene encoding uncharacterized protein LOC133899601, which gives rise to MAMSVSSRALLRRIGGALLRRSFSAGAESGSAAGYHVAGGPSYMRGAVFWEPGRPLTLEEFRMPRPKAGELLIKTKACGVCHSDLHVLKGELPFPSPCVVGHEITGEVVDHGAHTPVEIINRFPVGSHVVGAFIMPCGNCFYCVKGQEDLCESFFAYNRAKGTLYDGETRLFLRGNGKPVYMYSMGGLAEYCVVPANALAVLPNTLPYTESAILGCAVFTAYGALRHAAEMRAGDSVAVIGVGGVGSSCLQIAKAFGASEVIAVDVLDEKLQNARTLGATHTVNAAKEDAVERIKEITDGRGVDVAVEALGKALTFAQCTKSVRDGGKAVMIGLAATNVVGEVDINRLVRRQVKIIGSYGARARQDLPQIVKLAESGAFNLQNTISRKCKIEEANSAYEDLNQGKIVGRAVVEIM